In Campylobacter vulpis, a genomic segment contains:
- a CDS encoding SPOR domain-containing protein encodes MENNKKNEFDDIILEKSNKNEKIKKILLRAIALIILFLVVMIVMKLINSDESTEQLTPPSEPITQVSTESNNGFENMPITENRPEDQFDLLRKQLQGEESNESSQIQAEPSVNSETQTPPPAIQEPAEVEEQTPVAKQEPSPIKQNTPKPKQEAPKKTEAPKVNTPKESPKKEADPKDLFKNVEAIPTHSSGLAMGMYVQIFSVSNLDQKSKELANVKAKGYDYKLFKTTINGKEITKVLIGPFEKDKIANELAKIRQEIAKDAFSFTLK; translated from the coding sequence ATGGAAAACAATAAAAAAAATGAATTTGATGACATCATCTTAGAAAAAAGCAATAAAAATGAGAAAATTAAAAAAATTCTCCTTAGAGCTATTGCTCTCATTATACTTTTTTTAGTTGTTATGATAGTTATGAAGCTTATCAATAGTGATGAAAGCACAGAACAACTAACTCCACCAAGCGAACCAATCACTCAAGTTTCAACAGAATCTAATAATGGCTTTGAAAATATGCCTATCACAGAAAATAGGCCTGAAGATCAATTTGATTTGTTAAGAAAACAACTTCAAGGCGAAGAGAGTAACGAAAGCTCTCAAATTCAAGCAGAACCTAGTGTCAATAGTGAAACACAAACACCTCCACCTGCTATCCAAGAACCCGCAGAGGTGGAAGAACAAACTCCTGTTGCCAAGCAAGAACCAAGCCCAATAAAACAAAACACACCTAAACCAAAGCAAGAAGCACCTAAAAAAACAGAAGCACCAAAGGTAAATACACCAAAAGAAAGTCCTAAAAAAGAAGCTGATCCTAAGGATTTATTTAAAAATGTCGAGGCTATCCCAACACATTCAAGTGGTCTTGCTATGGGTATGTATGTGCAAATTTTTTCAGTTAGCAATCTAGACCAAAAATCTAAAGAACTTGCCAATGTCAAAGCTAAAGGTTATGACTATAAGCTCTTTAAAACGACAATTAACGGCAAAGAAATTACTAAAGTTTTAATTGGTCCTTTTGAAAAAGACAAAATCGCAAATGAACTTGCAAAGATTCGTCAAGAAATAGCAAAAGACGCCTTTTCTTTCACACTAAAATGA
- a CDS encoding DUF1882 domain-containing protein, which produces MISAMDMSLIKMISDHYYIKRDKIVSKCEHRGRYFFNKFERIDAPLNANILREHASKKIVVAHDLITKDNKVENIVFDYNGFNAERFWHRAQLILREEGFINFTAYKTKTPGHLHLYIHKGHTALNEGYSLASKLSMMFASKMPIEWKVFPSMDMPRDFNILVVPYEVYQKERGSSWSKHM; this is translated from the coding sequence TTGATTTCCGCTATGGATATGTCGCTCATAAAAATGATAAGCGACCATTATTATATTAAACGAGATAAGATTGTCAGTAAATGTGAGCATAGAGGAAGATATTTTTTTAATAAATTTGAAAGGATTGATGCCCCCCTTAATGCGAACATTTTGAGAGAACACGCCAGTAAAAAAATCGTTGTAGCTCACGATCTTATCACGAAGGATAATAAGGTCGAAAATATCGTTTTTGACTATAATGGATTTAACGCTGAGAGGTTTTGGCATAGAGCACAGCTTATCCTACGTGAGGAAGGTTTTATTAATTTTACAGCCTATAAAACTAAAACGCCGGGGCATTTGCATCTTTATATTCATAAAGGGCACACGGCTTTAAACGAAGGCTATTCTCTAGCTTCCAAACTTTCTATGATGTTTGCTAGTAAAATGCCTATTGAATGGAAAGTTTTTCCTAGTATGGATATGCCAAGGGATTTTAATATTTTAGTGGTGCCTTATGAGGTTTATCAAAAAGAACGCGGTAGTTCGTGGTCTAAACATATGTAA
- a CDS encoding serine hydroxymethyltransferase, translating into MSLEQFDEEIYNLTNAELKRQCDGLEMIASENFTLPEVMEVMGSVLTNKYAEGYPGKRYYGGCEIVDEIETLAIERCKKLFNCAFANVQPNSGSQANQGVYAALLNAGDKILGMDLSHGGHLTHGAKVSSSGKMYESFFYGVELDGRINYEKVREIAHIVKPKLIVCGASAYARIIDFAKFREIADEVGAYLFADIAHIAGLVVAGEHPSPFPHAHIVSSTTHKTLRGPRGGIIMSNDEEIAKKINSAIFPGIQGGPLMHIIAAKAVGFKFNLSPEWKNYAKQVVQNAKVLAKILMERNFKLVSDGTDNHLVLMSFLNREFSGKDADLALGNAGITANKNTVPGETRSPFVTSGLRLGTPALTARGFKEKEIEMVAHSIADILDDIDNTNLQINIKEKLKKLASNFIIYPKAMF; encoded by the coding sequence ATGAGTTTAGAGCAATTTGATGAAGAAATTTACAATCTTACCAATGCAGAATTAAAGCGTCAATGCGATGGACTTGAAATGATAGCAAGTGAAAATTTTACTCTACCTGAAGTGATGGAGGTAATGGGTAGCGTTTTGACAAATAAATATGCCGAAGGTTATCCGGGGAAAAGATATTATGGTGGTTGTGAAATAGTCGATGAAATTGAAACTCTTGCTATCGAAAGATGTAAAAAACTTTTTAATTGTGCCTTTGCTAATGTCCAGCCAAATTCAGGCTCACAGGCAAATCAAGGTGTGTATGCTGCCCTGCTTAATGCAGGAGATAAAATTTTAGGTATGGATTTAAGCCACGGAGGACATCTCACACACGGTGCTAAAGTTAGTAGCTCGGGTAAAATGTATGAAAGTTTTTTTTATGGAGTTGAGCTTGATGGGCGTATTAATTATGAAAAAGTAAGAGAGATAGCTCATATTGTTAAACCTAAACTCATTGTATGTGGAGCGAGTGCTTATGCTAGAATTATTGATTTTGCGAAATTTAGGGAGATAGCCGATGAAGTCGGGGCTTATCTTTTTGCAGATATTGCCCATATTGCTGGACTTGTCGTAGCAGGAGAGCATCCTAGCCCTTTCCCTCACGCACATATCGTTAGTTCCACTACACATAAAACTTTAAGAGGTCCTAGAGGTGGGATTATTATGAGTAATGATGAGGAAATTGCTAAAAAAATTAATTCTGCGATTTTTCCGGGAATTCAAGGTGGTCCCTTAATGCATATCATTGCCGCTAAGGCTGTTGGTTTTAAATTTAATTTAAGTCCTGAGTGGAAGAATTATGCTAAACAAGTGGTGCAAAATGCTAAAGTTTTAGCAAAAATTTTAATGGAAAGAAATTTTAAGCTTGTCAGTGATGGTACAGACAATCATCTTGTTTTAATGAGCTTTTTAAATAGAGAATTTAGCGGTAAAGATGCGGATTTAGCTTTAGGAAATGCAGGAATTACTGCTAATAAAAATACTGTCCCCGGTGAGACACGCAGTCCTTTTGTAACCAGCGGTTTAAGACTTGGCACACCAGCACTTACTGCAAGAGGCTTTAAGGAAAAAGAAATAGAAATGGTAGCACACTCCATTGCAGATATTTTAGATGATATTGACAATACAAATTTGCAAATCAATATAAAAGAAAAGCTTAAAAAACTTGCAAGTAATTTTATTATTTATCCAAAGGCTATGTTTTGA
- the lysS gene encoding lysine--tRNA ligase, which produces MFDNVLEQQRIAKATELKTAGFNPYPHFLQKELSIKEFKNKFAYITQNDEKRDENVFVSIAGRIKLLRIAGKSIFANIEDESENVQIYFSKDSIGEEQFNLFKKNLEVGDIILAKGYPFLTKMGEFSLHISKLTLAAKSIVPLPEKFHGLTDIEQRYRKRYVDMIMNTDVRKDFFTRSKIVSLIRHFFENKGFLEVETPMMHPIAGGANAKPFVTFHNALGVERFLRIAPELHLKRLIVGGFEAVFEINRCFRNEGMDLTHNPEFTTIEFYWTYHNYKDLMDLTEELFALLLKELKLESKIKFDDKTIDFSKPFERISYKEALEKYGNLSKEIIENKEQILNKLKSDGFEANERLDLGHLQAELFDHYVEDKLINPTFIIDFPISISPLSRRSEKDENIAERFELFIAGKEIANGFNELNDPLDQYERFLKQIEAKNAGDEEACEMDEDFVNALGYGMPPTAGEGIGIDRLVMLLTGKKSIRDVILFPAMRPLKSELKEDKE; this is translated from the coding sequence ATGTTTGATAATGTTTTAGAGCAACAAAGAATCGCCAAGGCAACGGAACTTAAAACGGCGGGATTTAATCCTTATCCGCATTTTTTACAAAAAGAATTAAGCATTAAAGAATTTAAAAATAAATTTGCCTACATCACACAAAATGATGAAAAAAGAGATGAAAATGTTTTTGTAAGCATAGCAGGACGCATTAAGCTTTTGAGAATAGCTGGAAAGTCCATCTTTGCAAATATAGAAGACGAAAGCGAAAATGTTCAAATTTACTTTTCTAAAGATAGTATAGGCGAAGAACAATTTAATCTTTTTAAAAAAAATCTAGAGGTGGGCGACATTATCTTAGCTAAAGGCTATCCTTTTCTAACTAAAATGGGAGAATTTAGCCTACACATTAGCAAATTAACCCTTGCGGCAAAAAGCATCGTGCCTTTACCTGAAAAATTTCACGGACTTACAGACATTGAACAAAGATACCGCAAACGCTATGTAGATATGATTATGAATACTGATGTTAGAAAAGATTTTTTTACGCGTTCTAAAATTGTAAGTTTGATTCGACATTTTTTTGAAAATAAAGGTTTTTTAGAAGTAGAAACCCCTATGATGCACCCCATTGCAGGAGGAGCAAATGCCAAACCTTTTGTAACTTTTCATAATGCCTTAGGTGTGGAAAGATTTTTAAGAATTGCTCCAGAACTTCACTTAAAAAGGCTTATTGTAGGAGGATTTGAAGCTGTTTTTGAGATTAATCGCTGTTTTAGAAATGAAGGTATGGATCTTACCCACAACCCTGAATTTACTACCATAGAATTTTACTGGACTTATCACAATTATAAGGATTTAATGGATTTAACAGAAGAGCTTTTTGCTCTACTTTTAAAAGAATTAAAATTGGAAAGCAAAATAAAATTTGACGATAAAACCATCGATTTTTCTAAACCTTTTGAAAGAATTAGCTATAAAGAAGCCTTAGAAAAATATGGAAATTTAAGTAAAGAAATCATAGAAAATAAGGAACAAATTTTAAATAAACTCAAAAGCGATGGCTTTGAAGCAAATGAAAGACTAGATTTGGGACATTTGCAAGCAGAACTTTTTGATCATTATGTTGAAGATAAGCTCATCAATCCCACTTTCATCATAGATTTTCCTATATCCATAAGTCCTCTTTCAAGGCGTAGCGAAAAAGATGAAAATATAGCGGAACGCTTCGAGCTTTTCATCGCCGGAAAAGAAATTGCAAATGGCTTTAATGAATTAAACGATCCACTTGATCAGTATGAAAGATTTTTAAAACAAATCGAAGCCAAAAACGCCGGCGATGAAGAAGCGTGTGAAATGGACGAGGATTTTGTTAATGCTCTAGGTTATGGTATGCCTCCAACTGCTGGCGAGGGCATAGGCATCGATAGACTTGTTATGCTTTTAACGGGAAAAAAGTCAATTCGCGATGTAATTTTATTCCCTGCGATGCGTCCATTAAAATCAGAACTTAAGGAGGATAAAGAATGA
- a CDS encoding Fur family transcriptional regulator, with product MLMENLEYDVLLEKFKKILREGGLKYTKQREVLLKTLYHSDTHYTPESLYMEIKQAEPDSNVGIATVYRTLNLLEEAEMVTSLSFGSAGKKYELANKPHHDHMICKVCGKIIEFENPIIERQQSLIANEHHFKLTGHLMQLYGICSDCNHKTKVKI from the coding sequence ATGCTAATGGAAAATTTAGAATACGATGTTTTGCTTGAAAAATTTAAAAAAATCTTGCGTGAAGGTGGTCTTAAATATACCAAACAGAGAGAAGTTTTGCTTAAAACGCTTTACCACAGCGACACACACTATACACCAGAAAGCCTATATATGGAAATCAAACAGGCAGAACCAGACTCTAATGTCGGCATAGCCACAGTGTATAGAACACTCAATCTACTTGAAGAAGCCGAGATGGTAACCTCCTTATCCTTTGGTTCTGCAGGTAAAAAATACGAACTTGCAAACAAACCTCATCACGACCATATGATTTGTAAAGTTTGCGGGAAAATTATAGAATTTGAAAACCCTATCATAGAGAGACAGCAATCTTTAATTGCCAATGAACATCATTTTAAACTCACAGGACACTTAATGCAGCTTTATGGAATTTGTAGTGATTGCAATCATAAGACAAAGGTGAAAATATAA
- a CDS encoding CvpA family protein translates to MSFYWFDAFIIGFTLLLGLKGILNGLFREIFGLLGIVGGVFVASKYANDGASFIQNTFYKIENESLASFAGFLAILIIFWIACLLLGNFLAKLIKLSGLGFLDKIGGFLFGGAKVFLIFAILVFCVARIDFLNDKLENFAKDSYTLNLLKNTGAFIMNQPLAKQNLEEAQQNLKESVENISNEAQGQ, encoded by the coding sequence ATGAGTTTTTATTGGTTTGATGCTTTTATTATCGGCTTTACTTTATTGCTGGGACTCAAGGGAATTTTAAATGGATTATTTAGGGAAATCTTTGGACTTTTAGGGATAGTGGGCGGAGTTTTTGTCGCCTCAAAATATGCCAACGATGGCGCTTCTTTCATACAAAATACCTTTTATAAAATAGAAAATGAGTCCTTGGCTTCTTTTGCGGGCTTTTTAGCAATCTTAATTATTTTTTGGATCGCTTGTTTATTGCTTGGAAATTTTTTAGCAAAGCTTATTAAACTCAGCGGTTTAGGATTCTTAGATAAAATTGGTGGTTTTTTGTTTGGTGGAGCTAAGGTCTTTTTAATTTTTGCAATTTTAGTTTTTTGTGTTGCTAGAATAGATTTTTTAAACGATAAACTAGAAAATTTCGCTAAAGATAGCTATACTTTAAATTTGCTTAAAAATACCGGTGCATTCATTATGAATCAACCTTTAGCCAAACAAAACCTAGAAGAAGCACAACAAAATTTAAAAGAAAGCGTAGAAAATATATCCAATGAAGCTCAAGGACAATAA
- the gatC gene encoding Asp-tRNA(Asn)/Glu-tRNA(Gln) amidotransferase subunit GatC: MQIDEKLLNKLEKLSALKINEEKRQSVINELSEIVNFVDKLNTLDLSQNEVAISTLKGGTPLRTDDEKTSEVVENVLKNSPCHEGKFFSVPKIIE, from the coding sequence ATGCAAATTGATGAAAAACTTTTAAATAAACTTGAAAAGCTTAGTGCTCTAAAAATTAATGAAGAAAAAAGACAAAGTGTTATTAATGAATTAAGCGAAATTGTCAATTTTGTTGATAAGCTCAACACGCTAGACTTAAGTCAAAACGAAGTTGCAATAAGCACATTAAAAGGCGGCACACCTCTAAGAACTGATGATGAAAAAACATCTGAAGTGGTAGAAAATGTATTAAAAAATTCGCCCTGCCACGAGGGAAAGTTCTTTTCTGTGCCAAAAATCATAGAGTGA